A section of the Methanocaldococcus sp. FS406-22 genome encodes:
- a CDS encoding ferredoxin family protein: MKIEINENFCKGCDICIVVCPRGVFEKSKKLNKKGVYPPIPVNAEKCTKCNLCILQCPDQAISIEE, translated from the coding sequence ATGAAGATAGAAATAAATGAAAACTTCTGTAAGGGATGTGATATATGTATTGTAGTATGTCCAAGAGGAGTGTTTGAGAAATCAAAAAAGTTGAATAAAAAAGGTGTCTATCCTCCAATCCCAGTGAATGCTGAAAAATGCACAAAATGCAACCTCTGTATATTACAATGTCCAGACCAAGCTATATCTATAGAGGAGTAA